A genomic region of Lysinibacillus sp. 2017 contains the following coding sequences:
- a CDS encoding chemotaxis protein, translating into MENQKGILLESGTNELEIVEFEVANNKFGINVIKVKEIIQPIPVTFIPHVHPHVEGIIQLRGEVLPVVDMLKVLGISTENRNPQQKYIVAEFNKQRVVFHVDNVTQIHRISWDQIEKPSDMYQGGTSQVIGVIKRNEEMILLLDFEKIMVDINPESSISVESVKKLGKRDRSEKRVVIAEDSPLLRKLLFDTMNEAGYVNTEFFENGRDAYEYLEALAKADKDIEKHVQIVITDIEMPQMDGHHLTKKIKTHPELQKLPVIIFSSLITDDLRHKGDQVGAEDQISKPEIAELILRIDKLIL; encoded by the coding sequence TTGGAAAATCAAAAAGGGATTTTACTAGAAAGTGGTACAAACGAACTTGAAATCGTTGAATTTGAAGTTGCAAACAATAAATTTGGTATTAATGTAATTAAGGTGAAAGAAATCATTCAACCGATTCCAGTAACATTTATTCCACATGTTCATCCTCATGTTGAAGGTATTATTCAATTACGTGGAGAGGTATTGCCAGTGGTTGATATGCTAAAAGTTTTAGGTATTTCAACAGAAAATCGCAATCCACAGCAAAAGTATATCGTCGCAGAGTTTAACAAACAGCGTGTTGTATTCCACGTAGATAATGTAACACAAATACACCGTATCTCATGGGATCAAATAGAAAAACCTTCTGATATGTATCAAGGTGGAACTTCTCAGGTAATCGGTGTCATTAAGCGTAACGAAGAGATGATTTTATTATTAGATTTCGAAAAAATTATGGTTGATATTAACCCAGAATCTAGTATTAGCGTAGAATCTGTGAAAAAGCTTGGTAAACGTGATCGTTCAGAGAAACGCGTTGTTATCGCAGAAGATTCACCATTATTACGTAAATTGTTATTCGACACAATGAATGAAGCTGGCTATGTCAATACGGAGTTCTTTGAAAACGGTCGTGATGCATATGAATATTTAGAAGCATTAGCGAAGGCAGATAAAGACATTGAAAAGCATGTTCAAATTGTGATTACTGATATTGAAATGCCACAGATGGACGGTCACCATCTAACGAAGAAAATTAAAACACATCCTGAACTTCAGAAGCTCCCTGTAATTATTTTCTCAAGCTTAATTACGGACGACTTACGTCATAAAGGCGATCAAGTTGGTGCTGAAGATCAAATTTCAAAACCAGAAATTGCAGAATTAATTTTACGTATTGATAAATTAATTTTATAA